The following is a genomic window from Capnocytophaga stomatis.
TCGCTAATCAAAGTATCAGCTTTGTATCCGTGGAATGAAATTTTTGAAACTTTTGTGCTGTCCAACTTCCACCGAATTTGAAAATCAATTTTAGCTAAATCCTCTTCAAATTGTTTGATTCTTAAATGTTTAATGTTTTTAGAATCCGAATTTAAAATATCCAAAAGGCTTTTCATCATCTCGTAATTGGCTTCCACTCGCTGTTTGTAAGGTTTCAGCATATGAGTTTCAATCAAAATTCCCATACAATTCCACAAATTCACATATCCTGTGGAATAACGAGGCGAATCAACACCACTGCTATATCCTTCAGCATCAGGAGGTTTATTCCAAACATTCACATACGGAATCAAATGCCAGAAAGGTTTTGGTAGAGAATCATTTTTAAATTCATTCTGCTGTTTTATTAACAAATCTGACAAACGAGGAATTAACGTATCACGCATATAAGTTCCTACAAATGAACCAGATTTATCAGGTTGGGAGATTCCATACGTTAAGATGTGCTGATAATCAGCACCATTTGTAACGTGATTATCTATAAAAATGTCAGGCTGAACCAGATGAAATATTTTAGCAAACGAAAGGGCATTTTCAGAATCATTTTTGATAAAATCACGGTTTAAATCAAGATTTTTGGCATTTCCTCTGAAACCATATTCCTTAGGTCCGTTTTGGTTTACACGTGAAGTTGAATTCCGATTTAAAGCTCCACCAATGTTATACACAGGAATAGCTACAATAACTACATTATCAGGTACTTGTATTTGTTTTTCGGCTAAGTTTCTGAATAGAAGCATCGTAGCATCAATGCCGTCGGTTTCCCCGGGATGAATTCCGTTATTTATTAAAACAATCGTTTTTTCTTTCTGGAGTTTTGCAAAATTGAATTCAGCATCGGAACTATACGTAACAATGTGTAAAGGCAAACCGCAATCTGTTTGTCCCATCGTTTTCAGGCTGACGGAACTATATTCTCTTGATAAGTTTTTATAAAAATCTATAACTTCGTCATAAGTAGCACTTTCTGTTCCGTTTGAAGTTTCAAAACGCGTTACAAATCCTTCTTTCGGAGAGAAGAAGATGGTTTCGCAAGAAACAAGAAAAGATGCAAAGAAGAGAAAAGTTAAAAAGAATCTCATATTTTGAAAGATTTTACAATTGCTCAATTCCCCATTCAGAAACGTATCTTTCATATTCCATAGGGCTGATGGAACGAATACCTTCTTTCAGCAAACGAACTTTATAACCTAAAGAAAGAGCGTCGTTTACACTGTAGGCTACGCAAAAATCTCCTGCTAACCCGCAGAAAGTTAGTTCTGTAACATTTTTGTCTTTTAAGAATCCGTGAAGTCCCGTACTATTGAGTTTGTTATTGTCAAAAAAGGCACTATAACTATCAACCTCAGGATTCATTCCTTTGCGGAAAATCGCGGAGATAGGACATTTGTCTAAATCTTTATGCAAGTCAGCCCCGAAGGTACCCTGCACGCAGTGATTAGGCCACAGTATTTGATTAATTCCGTGCAAATCAATCATTTCAAAAGTATTTTTTCCTTTGTGATTAGAGGCAAAACTCTGGTGATTTTGCGGGTGCCAATCCTGAGTTGCTACAATAATATCATAACCGGAATGCATTTCTTTATTTATAAAAGGTATGATTTTATCACCCTCAGCTACAGGTAATGCTCCGGTTGGCATAAAGTCATTTTGTACATCAATAATAATGAGTGCTTTCATAAGAATCATCAAGTTTTAAAATCAGAAATATCACACAGATTTTGATTGAATATTCTTAAAAAAATCTGTGTGATTTGGAATTAATAATAAAGGTGAAAAGTTAAACTTAAATTATTCGATGGTTATTTCATCAACAAATAAAAACCCTAATTTGCCTTTGGCTTGCGTGTGCCAATTTGGAATGCTGTGTTCCGAAGCGATTTTTATTTTTACGTAACGTGTTTTTGTTGGGTTGAATGATAAAGAATGTGTACGGATTTCGCTTTTGTGTCCTTCTGCTTCCTGCGGATAGGTTTCAGAAGCTACTTCTTGGAAATTTTTCCCGTCGTCGGATACAGCTACCGAAAAATTGCGAGCGTCATAAATCCAATCACCTGTGATAACGTTTGCATTGAAAGCTACTTTTGAAATTTCGGTAACATCAACTAAATCAATCACTGCTTCCAAATCGTTTCCTGAAAAAGCAATCCAACGTCCTGTTCTGAAATTTTGGTCTCCCACACAGCCGTCCACCAAAGTAGAAGCTCCATTGAATTTGTATGAGGAATAAATTTCAGTTTTCATATCAATGGCTCTCGCAGTAGCCTTGTTGAATTTGAAATCTTCCGAGAAAATGCGTGTTTTTCCGTTTTCACGAATTCCGATGGCACGCAATTGTGCATCTTTTCTGATTTTGATAGGTTGGGTATATTTTTCTGATTTTTCGGTAGGCTCACTTCCGTCTAAAGTATAGAAAACGGGAGCGTTATCAACCGTTGCGAAAGCTACTTCAATAGCACCCTCTTTTTCCAAAGCAGTGATATCTGCCTTTAAATCAAAGATATGTGTAGCGTAATTGTATCCGTACAATTCGTAGATTTTAATCAGCGGAACTACACGTTGCAAGAAATCGGCATAGTTTTTCTTTTCGGGTTGCGTCCATTGTACTTCAGCCAAAGCAGCATATCGAGGCAAAGCCATATATTGCACTTGTTTGAAGGTTTTTATGTATTCCGTCCAGATATTGGCTTGCACGCCCAAAATGTGTTTTCTTTGCTCAGGGGTAAGTGCATCAGGAATAGGCTCGAAGCTGTATGCTCTTTCTACAGGAATATATCCACCGATGGCAAGAGGTTCGTTTTCAGTATCTTTCGATTGATAATAGTCGAAATAAAGAAAGGACATCGGCGTCATAATAGCATCGTGACCGGTTTGTGCTGCGAATGTTCCGCCTTCGATGCCTCTCCACGACATCACAGTAGCATTCGGAGCGATTCCTCCTTCCAAAATTTCGTCCCAACCGATAATTTTTCGTCCTCTTTTGGCAAGAACTCGCTCGGCAAACGAAATTACGTGACTTTGAAGATACTCCTCAGCCGTGTGTTTATCATCTTTTTTGATGCCTAATTCTTTGATTTTTAGCTGACATTTAGGGCATTTTTCCCAACGAACTTTCGGGCTTTCATCACCACCGATGTGAATATATTCTGAAGGAAAAATATCGGCAACTTCATTCAAAATATCTTCGATGAATCCGTAAACTTTCTGATTTCCAGCACAAAGCACATCATCAGAAACTCCCCATTGCGTCCAAACCTCGTACGGACCTCCAGTACAGCCTAATTCGGGATAAGTTGCCAAAACAGCTTGCATATGCCCGGGCAGGTCAATTTCAGGAATTACAGTAATGTGACGCTCTTTTGCGTAGGCTACGATTTCTTTAAGCTCGTCTTGAGTATAGAAACCTTCGTAGGGTTTTCCGTCGTATTCTCCAGAATTTCTACCGATTACGGTTTCTTTACGTTTTGAACCTATTTTTGTTAGTTCAGGATATTTTTTGCTTTCCACACGCCAACCTTGGTCGTCCGTTAAATGCCAATGGAAAGTGTTCATATTGTGTAATGCCAACATATCCACGAAAATTTTGATGGAATCCACCGGGAAGAAATGGCGAGCTACATCCAAATGTGCTCCGCGATAACCGAAGCGAGGTTCGTCTGAAATTGAAACAAAACCAATCTCAATTTCTTGAACTTTTTTAACAGGTATTGATTTTCGAAGAGTTTGAATTCCGTAAAAAACGCCTGCTTCGATTGCTCCTTCGATGATTATAGTTTTTTCATTTACAGTGAGTTGATAAGCCTCTTTGTTTTCAGATGAAAGTCCTGTTTTTAGCTGAATGGTATTTTCTGTATTTTCAGCTCCAGATGTTGAAGTTAGGGATATTCCTGATTGTTTTTCAATGTATTCGGAGAGGAATGCGGCATTTTTTTTCAGAATTTCATTCCCTTCCGGATAAATGATTTTTGTAGAAGAGTTTAGCACAAAATTGCCTTCTTTTTCGTTACTAATTTGTTTGGACATTGGAATGATTTGAAAATCAGCTTTTGAAGTTTCTTTTTTTGTTTGACAAGAAACAATAAACAAAGCTCCCGCCAAATAAGTTAGTATAGATTTTATCTTCATAAAATTGAAATTATTGGTTCGACCCGACAAAGGTAGTTATTTTTTCTGTTAAACAAAACAAAAGCGATTCTTAATAAAGTTAATTGTTATAATGTAGTACATAAAGCCAAATCGTCATTTTAAAATTTATAAAATAAAAGCCTAAGTGTTTTAAGAATTTTTGAGTGTGTTTTTATTTGTTGAAAAATATTTATCATAAGTGTAAAAAAGTTGCGAAAATATCATTCTTTGATTGTTTGTAATTGCCTTTGTTTTAGTCTTTTAAAAGAAATTTTTATTTAAATTTAATGTTAAGTTTTTCCGTTTTTGTTTGCAGAATAAATTTAATGATTTAATTTTGCCCCCAAAATTGAGAAAAAATATAATCGTTTAATTAAATTCAAATTTTTAGCATGAGAAAAATTATTACTTACGTGGCTGCCTTTTGTGCATTAGCCACAGCAACGAATTGCGTGAAAGAAGTAGAGTACGACGATCTTAAGTTGAGTTCTGAGAAGAGTTCACTTAGAGCGGGGGAGACAACAACTTTTCAAGTTACTTCAGGTAGTGGAGAGTATGATGTGATGAGTGCCCAAGAGAGTGTGGTGAAAGCATCAAGGTCAGAGTCTGTAGTAACTTTGAGAGGTATTGGTAAAGGGGAAACTACAGTTACAGTACAAGACAAAGTTACCGGGCAAAAATCAGCCATAAAAGTAACTGTACTTAAAGCTTTAGAAAATCTTTCCCTTGATAAAGCAGAAATTAATGTAGCACCGAGAGAGTCTGCGATTGTGAATATCAGAACAGGAAATGGTGTTTATGAGTTGAGTGTAGCAAATACAAATGTAGCAAGAGCTACTGTTTCTGGTTCAAAAATAACAGTGGAAGCGAGAACTATCGGTTCAACAACGCTTACTGTTAAGGACAAGGAATCAAACAAAACGGCTCAAGTAAAGATTTCTGTTGTTGAAAAACTGTCTTTAAGCAAATCGGAATTGGTTGTAAGAGCAAATGGCTCAGAAGTTCTTTCTGTTGTGGGAAGTGGTCAATACGTTGTAAAAAGCAGTGATGAAGCAATAGCTAAAGCAACTTTATCTGGAAATAAGATTACAGTTAAATCTGGAAAAGCAGGAAGTGCTACAGTAAGCGTTACAGACGTAAAAACAGGAAAAGCTTCTGATGTGAAAGTTGTAGTTCTTGCAGATGTATCTCTTTCAAAAAGAGAAGTAACTTTGGAAAGAGGGAAAGAAAATCAAGAAGTTGTAATTAATTCTGGTAGTGGAGAATATACAGTTTCTTCAGCTAACTCAAACGTAGCAACAGCATCTATCTCTGGTGGAAAATTGATTATCAGAGGTGTTTCTCAAGGAACAACCCAAATCACTGTAAAAGATAGTAAAACAGGAAAAGTTGCTGAAGTAAGAGTAGTGGTAACTGTAGCTAACATTACTTTATCTTCTTTATCAGCAACATTGAGAGCGACAGAAACTACAAATATAAACATTTTAACAGGTAGTGGTAGCTATGAAGCAACATCAAGTAGTATCGCAGTTGCTACAACTTCTGTCAACGGCAATAGAGTAGTTATTGTAGGTAAGGTTATCGGATCAGCAAAAGTTACTGTTAAGGATAAAATTACAGGTAAAACAGCGGTTATTAATGTAACTGTATCTGCAAAAAACAATATAAAATTGGCTCAAACTACCACAGAAATAAAAGCAGGTATCACAAGAAACGTGGTAATTAGTACAGGAAGTGGTAATTATGTTGCAGTTTCAGGAAATGCTGGAGTAGCGACAGCAAATATTTCAGGAAATGTATTGATTGTTAAAGGTGTTAAATCAGGGAGTACAAACATAACAATTTCAAATGGTATAGATAACCCTACTGTTTTGAGTGTTAAGGTGGTAGCTCCAGCTCCGGTTGTTCCACCAACTTCTACAAAAGGTGACGTAGGAGAGTTGGCAATTGTAGAAGGAGGAACTTTCCAAATGGGAACGCCTTCAAGAGGAGAAGGAGATGAAATTCTACACACTGTAACTTTAAGCAGTTTCAAAATAAGTAAACACGAGATTACAAATGCTCAATACGCTAAATTTTTGACAGCCAAAGGAAATCAAAGAGAGAATGGAGCGATATGGTATCAAGGAAAAGATATTGTTAAGGAAGGAAACGGTTTTAAGGCTAGAGCTGGTAGAGAAAATTATCCTGTAGTATTTGTTACTTGGCACGGAGCGAAAGCCTATGCGGAGTGGGTTGGTGGAAGTCTTCCTACAGAAGCACAGTGGGAATATGCAGCTCGTGGAGGAAACAAAAGTAAGGGGTATACTTATTCAGGAAGCAATAATCTTGATGAAGTTGCTTGGTATTTGGATAACTCAGGAGGAAGACTTCACGAAGTTGGGACTAGAAAACCGAATGAACTAGGAATATACGATATGAGTGGTAACGTTTGGGAGTGGACAGCTGATTTGTACGGGGTATATACTACAACACCACAAACTGACCCAACAGGAGCAACCACTGGAAATAATCGTGTAAGACGCGGAGCTAGTGCCTTCTGTACTCCAAACACTAACCGTGCTACAAACAGAAGTAACCGTGCACCTAACGGAATCCGTCACAATCTTGGATTTAGAGTTGTATTTAAATAAACTTCTAAAATAACAATATTTAAAAAAAGAAACGTCTTTCATTGAAAGACGTTTCTTTTTCGTTATAATCTTTGGCCATTTTTAGAATATATATTACTTATAATATCTTTTTTGTCTTTCTGAAGTAGAATTAAAATCAGAAATGTTTTATCTCAAAAAGGCTTTATTAGTATCAAATGATAATAATTATAGGATGATTTTTCCCTCCGATTGTTTAATAACTTTTCATTCTATGTAATTATAGTTAGTTATTTCTAAGTTTCAGATATTAAAGATTAATAAATAAAAAAGCAGATCGTTAAGACCTGCTTTTTTAGAATTTTTTCTATAATTATTTCACTCCGTGCATCCAACGGGTAATGAATGGCCCCATTAGGAATAACACTACACCACAACCGATAGCTATAAAGCCTAACATTGTGAATACAGAAAGTCCTTTATTGAGTGATTCTCCTTTGATGACGTTAGCTACTGAAACACCTGCCGAATTATCAACCAATTTTTCGTAATCGTCAAAGGTTGCTACTTCTGTATGTACTTCACTTCCTTTGAAAGATAAAAATTCTTGGGTTGCCGATTTAATAATTTTTTCTCGTTTCATTCCGCTGTAATTCTCCGCATCTTCCAATACTTCTTTAATAGTTACTGTAGATTTGGCATATTGTCTTTGCGGATTTTTTTCATTTATTTTCTTAATGAATTCATCAGAAACTAAAACTGCTTCAACTGATTTATCTTCCAATTGATTCTTAAACTCATTTTCAGATAAAATAGCCTTCAAATCATTATCAATATCCGAATTTTGGAATGCATCACTCTCAACAATAGTCTTTTCGTTTACTGTAGTAAGTTTAGAGATATGTTTTCCTCCTTGATGTGCAATGGAAGAAGATAAAAACCAGATTCCCATCATAAACGCTACCATATGTTTTGGTGAAAGTTTCGTTACTAATGATAAACCTACGGGTGAAAGTGTTAGTTCCCCAAGAGTGTGTAATAAGTACAAGAAAACCATAAATATAGCAGGCACCATTCCTAATTTCGCGTAGCTGCCACCGAATTTAAGTACCAAGAAACCAAGTCCTAACAATAGCAAACCTGTTCCAAACTTGTACGGAGCAGCTGGTTCTTTGTTCAAATTAGATAGCTTTATCCATATCCAAGAAAAAACAGGAGCGAAAAGCATTATAAACAATGGGTTGAATGACTGAAAGAAAGTAGTTTTGATTCCCACACCAAAAATTTCTTTATGTACGTTGCGTGCAGTAAATAGGTTTAGTGCCGAACCAGCCAACTCGAAGAACGTCCAGAATATCGTGGTGAACATTAGTAATAAAACCACTACCCAAATACGTTGTTTGGCAACCGTTTCCATTTTGCTGGCTTGGAATAACAAATATCCAATGATAATAAGAGCCAAACTTCCAAGCAAAACATCTACAACATCATTGTATTGAATTAAAATCCACGAGATAGTAACTAAAACCACGATAGCAGCATACGGAAGCACATTGTTTGGAACGAAACTCACCACATTTTTAGTTGGTTTCTCATCAGGAGCTAATCCTACGTTCTCAAAAACACTTGTTCTGCTAGCGAAGAAGAATATAATATACCCCAATAACATTCCGATACCGGCTGTTAAGAATCCGTATTGCCAACCTTCATTCTCCCCGATGGCACCACAAGTTAAAGGAGCTAAGAATGCACCCATATTTATCCCCATATAGAATAAAGTGAACGCCCCGTCACGTCTTTTATCTCCGTCGGCATAAAAACGACCAATCATTGAAGAGATATTCGGTTTGAAGAAACCATTTCCTACCACAAGTAAAGCTAACCCGATGAAGAAAGTAGTTTGATTGTTCATAAATAAAGTAAACTGCCCCGCTGCCATCAATATCGCACCGATAACAATTGCTTTGCGAAAACCGATAAGTTTATCAGCGAAGTATCCGCCAAGTATTGGCGTTAAGTAAACTAATGCACCGTAAGCTCCGTAAATTCCGAAAGCCTTTGCATCATCAAACTGGAACCCGCCATCAATTAAATTCGCAGTCATATAAAGGATAAGGAGTGCCCGCATACCATAGTAGCTGAAGCGTTCCCATAGCTCCACCATAAAAAGGGTAAAAAGGGCTTTGGGATGGATTTTCCTATTGGAGAAAATAACAAACCCTACCCACAGCGCAACGCCAAGCCACGCTATTAACATCAATTTGTAATCTGGATTTAACATAGTATATTTATTATTAAATTAATTCATTATTATATTGTTATATTTATAGAGTAAATGTAAAAAACTCACTGAACAATTTATTACATTATTCTTTATTTTACTCCTTTTTCTCTTAAAGCTCGATTGAGTGATTTCAAAATAGAAAGACCTATGATTGTTGCTACTAATAATAGCCCAAAGTTTACCCAAAAGAATGTAGATTTGTGTTCATATCCGTACCACATTCCGGCAAGTACACCCGATAGTTTATTTCCAATGGCTGTTGATAAGAAAAATCCTCCCATCATAAGAGCTGTAATACGAGGCGGTGAAAGCTTTGACACAAGTGAAAGACCCATAGGTGACAAGCAAAGTTCTCCCAAAGTAATAATACCATATGCAACAACCAACCATAATGCTGAAGCTTTTACCATTCCGTTTTCAGAAGCATACATAGCACCTACCATCACAAGGCAACTTAATGCAGAAATGAACATTCCTAATACAATTTTGGCAGGAGTAGTTGGCTCGCTTCCTCGTTTACGTAAAAACATAAACAGACCTACCACCACAGGCGTCAAAACAATTACCCAAAACGGATTAATTGATTGAAACAACTCCGGATTATATAAAAACACCTTCTGATTAGGGTTTGCTGCTAACTCGGCTTTTTGTTTCTCAGGAAGATTTCGGAAATAGATGTCCTTTCCTATTTCTTTCTTAGGCTTATCGTTTTCATCTTTCACAATTCTATATTCCGAATCGTACATAGTTGTTTCCTTATCCTGAAAATCTTTAACTTCCACGAGGTAAATGCTTTCCATTGGCTTTTCTATAGAAGCCGGCACACTGCGGTCAGTATAATACTTCGCCCACGTAGTAAGTACGGTTCCGTTTTGTTTAAAAACAGCCCAGAACATTAAACTTACAGCGAAGATTGCTAATAATGCACCAATAGGTTTTTTATCGCTCTGTGAAGCACGTGCATATAGCGAAAAGTAAAAGAATACAACCGGAATGCAAGCAAAAATGAACGCATCTGTACTGTCACTTCCTAAAATGTTACCAGGAATTGCCCAACCTATCGCACCCGTTATGATAGCTGGTAAAAATACCTTCACAAGAACTGAAGTTATGGTTGTATCTCCTTCCTGTACTGGCTTTAAAACGTTTGCGTGCAAAATGTGTTTACGTCCCATAGTAAAGATAATCAATCCTAAGAATATTCCGACACCTGCGGTTATAAATGCTTCACTCCACCCGAATTTGTTACGCATAAAGGCAGCAATGATATTACAAATAAACGCACCAATATTAATTCCCATATAGAATATATTGTATCCTGAATCTTTGTTTTCTTGATAAGGTTCTTCGGAATAAAGATTTCCTAAGAGAGTAGAAATACTCGGCTTGAAAAAACCATTTCCTACAATGATTAATCCCATTGAGGCATAAAACATTGCAAGGTCTTGGAAGAGTCCTAAACCTATGTATCCCAATCCCATTAAAGTTCCTCCGATGTAAATAGCTTTGACATATCCTAAGATTCTGTCAGCCAAAAATCCACCTAAAAAAGGAGTAAGATATGTAAGTGCAATGAACGTTCCGAATATATCATATGCATTTTTATCATCTATGGCAAGACCTCCGGTATTTTTCGGGTCAATCATATATAAAACAAAGATTCCGAGCATTAAATAATACCCGAAACGCTCCCACATTTCCGTGAAAAATAAATAAAATAGTCCCCGAGGATGTTTTCTGTTATTAGTCATAGTATATTAAATTTGTTTTCTATTTAGTTACTTGTCTTTTTTTATGAAATTATTGAAATTAAACTATTTTCGGTAAATATTTTTATTTCATTAATCTTCATTATACTAATTACATTGAATGATTTTTAACTTTTAGCAGCTTTTACAAATTCATTTAAGTTGTTGTATAATGAAATCCACTCATCGGCATCAAACATCAATGTAACAAGACTTAAAAAACGACGTAAATCTCTTTCCAATTCCTTGCGTTGCTTAGTTGCAGAAGTAGTTTCACGAAGTTCGGCATTGGCTTGAGCTTGCTCACTGTAATGCAATTTAAACTCTTCGTGCTTTGTTTTTAAATTCTCAAAAGCAACTTCAAGCGATAAGTTTTTTAAGTGATTTTGATTCTCTTCAGATGAAAGTGCCTCGATGAGTTTTCCTAACTGAACGGTTTGTTCTGCATACGAAAGCTGGTCTTGCTTAAGACCGTGTATTTTAAATTGATTGTAAAGAGCAATAGCATCATCAATGTTAGGAGCAGAAGAAACACGCGTGTAACCTGAAAGAAATATCTTCATATCCGAAAAAGCCTTATCACGTTCTCTATTAGCTTGAGCTACGGTCTTTCCTTTTCCGCTAAATGTTTTCTTTGAAATTACAGCGTAATACTTTTGATATGAAACTTCTAATTTATTCATAAACAAATGCGTTTTCGCTTCACTAATTTCTGATTGCTTTACAGCTTCAATTACTCGTTGTGCAAGAGCTGCTAAGTCTTTTGTTGATAATTTTCTGTAATTTACCTTCATTTTGTAATCATTTTAGGTGTTATCTGTTTATTTATTAATATTTGTTTACTAATTTATATGTTTTTATTTCTACATCACTCAGTGTTGTAAGTTTGATTCGTTAAAATAAATTTATGTTACTTGACGTAACTAATTTAATTTTACAATTTAAATTAAACTCTCTTGTTGAATTGAATTTAATACTATATTTTAAATTTATTTCACTTAGTGTAATTAATTTAATTTTGTATTTTTAATTTGCTTCACTCTATGCATTGAGTTTAATTTGAAGAATTAAACTTGTTGCATTGAGTGTATTAAATTTGTTTTAGTGTTTTGTTATTGAAAACATAATGTTGTGATTTTGCTTGGATGATTTAATATGTTCTCAAAATTTTCCCAAAGGTACGTAAAAAATTTTTATTGTATGTTAAAAAGAATAAATGTTTTTTTGTGTTTAGTCTTTTAAAACCCTGAAAAACATTAATATCTCCACTTTTTAATGACTTCTTCACTGATAAATTCTGAAACGACTTCTTCTAAAACTTCTTCAAATTTTGCCCATTTTTCATCGGAAACATAATTAAGTTGTAAGAAAATTAAACATCCTTTTAAGTAATCACTGAAATCGTCAAACAATTTTGTCAGATAAGGTAGCGTATCATGATCAAAATAATAAATTTCGTGCGTTTTTGTATGGAAGCAGAACATATTTCCATTGCCTAAATAATCTCCGAACCATACTAAGTAGGGAAGAACCTTTTTGTCTTCTTCGGAAAAGTCAGGACCATATTCAGCATCCTCTTCCCACCACTCTTTTAAATAGCTTATATTCTTTAAATCAATAAGTTCTTCTCCAATATCAGCTACTCCGAATGTTTTGTAAAAAAGTTTTAAGCTGTCAGGAAGTTTTGCTCCTAAATGCTTTTCAATCTCTTGGATTTCTTCTTCGGTAACTACTTCAGGAAGTTCATCTCCGTCGGCGGTCAGAATAAAACGTGTATTCTTCTCCCAATTTTCATCTCCGATTTTTTTAAATGGAATGATAATATCTTCTTTTTTAGTAATTTCAAACATAATGTATTATTTTTGTATTGTTTATTTTTTTAAAAGTATATAGATTTTACTTCTATGTTTTTATTTTACTATATTTTTATAATATTTTTTACATTCCCCCGCCTCCTTGAAAGGAAGATTTTGTTGTGATTGCATTTCCCCAATTCCCCCTTTGAAGAGGGTTAGGGGGATGTGATATTGCTATTATCATTTCATTATATTTTTATAATAGTTTTTCCTTATAAGTATATATTACATATACCGATTATGATGTTTTCATATCTATTTGGGCGTATGCAATACGCCCTTACAGTATTTTTTACATCCCC
Proteins encoded in this region:
- a CDS encoding M14 family metallopeptidase, translated to MRFFLTFLFFASFLVSCETIFFSPKEGFVTRFETSNGTESATYDEVIDFYKNLSREYSSVSLKTMGQTDCGLPLHIVTYSSDAEFNFAKLQKEKTIVLINNGIHPGETDGIDATMLLFRNLAEKQIQVPDNVVIVAIPVYNIGGALNRNSTSRVNQNGPKEYGFRGNAKNLDLNRDFIKNDSENALSFAKIFHLVQPDIFIDNHVTNGADYQHILTYGISQPDKSGSFVGTYMRDTLIPRLSDLLIKQQNEFKNDSLPKPFWHLIPYVNVWNKPPDAEGYSSGVDSPRYSTGYVNLWNCMGILIETHMLKPYKQRVEANYEMMKSLLDILNSDSKNIKHLRIKQFEEDLAKIDFQIRWKLDSTKVSKISFHGYKADTLISEVTGLPRLKYNKEKPFIKEIPYYEHFIAEKSVKTPKAYIIPKAWNNVIERLKINKVEIKEIQKDSLMYIDYYRIENYSTVEKPFEGHYLHFNTEVSKHKDSIQIKKGDWIVEVNQPAKRYLIETLEPESVDSFFNWNFFDAILQQKEHFSPYVFEEIALEFLNNNPHLKASLEVMKKKNKLFANDSYEQLNWIYRQTPHYEKSHLRYPIYILE
- the pncA gene encoding bifunctional nicotinamidase/pyrazinamidase, coding for MKALIIIDVQNDFMPTGALPVAEGDKIIPFINKEMHSGYDIIVATQDWHPQNHQSFASNHKGKNTFEMIDLHGINQILWPNHCVQGTFGADLHKDLDKCPISAIFRKGMNPEVDSYSAFFDNNKLNSTGLHGFLKDKNVTELTFCGLAGDFCVAYSVNDALSLGYKVRLLKEGIRSISPMEYERYVSEWGIEQL
- a CDS encoding glycoside hydrolase family 20 protein — translated: MKIKSILTYLAGALFIVSCQTKKETSKADFQIIPMSKQISNEKEGNFVLNSSTKIIYPEGNEILKKNAAFLSEYIEKQSGISLTSTSGAENTENTIQLKTGLSSENKEAYQLTVNEKTIIIEGAIEAGVFYGIQTLRKSIPVKKVQEIEIGFVSISDEPRFGYRGAHLDVARHFFPVDSIKIFVDMLALHNMNTFHWHLTDDQGWRVESKKYPELTKIGSKRKETVIGRNSGEYDGKPYEGFYTQDELKEIVAYAKERHITVIPEIDLPGHMQAVLATYPELGCTGGPYEVWTQWGVSDDVLCAGNQKVYGFIEDILNEVADIFPSEYIHIGGDESPKVRWEKCPKCQLKIKELGIKKDDKHTAEEYLQSHVISFAERVLAKRGRKIIGWDEILEGGIAPNATVMSWRGIEGGTFAAQTGHDAIMTPMSFLYFDYYQSKDTENEPLAIGGYIPVERAYSFEPIPDALTPEQRKHILGVQANIWTEYIKTFKQVQYMALPRYAALAEVQWTQPEKKNYADFLQRVVPLIKIYELYGYNYATHIFDLKADITALEKEGAIEVAFATVDNAPVFYTLDGSEPTEKSEKYTQPIKIRKDAQLRAIGIRENGKTRIFSEDFKFNKATARAIDMKTEIYSSYKFNGASTLVDGCVGDQNFRTGRWIAFSGNDLEAVIDLVDVTEISKVAFNANVITGDWIYDARNFSVAVSDDGKNFQEVASETYPQEAEGHKSEIRTHSLSFNPTKTRYVKIKIASEHSIPNWHTQAKGKLGFLFVDEITIE
- a CDS encoding SUMF1/EgtB/PvdO family nonheme iron enzyme, whose translation is MRKIITYVAAFCALATATNCVKEVEYDDLKLSSEKSSLRAGETTTFQVTSGSGEYDVMSAQESVVKASRSESVVTLRGIGKGETTVTVQDKVTGQKSAIKVTVLKALENLSLDKAEINVAPRESAIVNIRTGNGVYELSVANTNVARATVSGSKITVEARTIGSTTLTVKDKESNKTAQVKISVVEKLSLSKSELVVRANGSEVLSVVGSGQYVVKSSDEAIAKATLSGNKITVKSGKAGSATVSVTDVKTGKASDVKVVVLADVSLSKREVTLERGKENQEVVINSGSGEYTVSSANSNVATASISGGKLIIRGVSQGTTQITVKDSKTGKVAEVRVVVTVANITLSSLSATLRATETTNINILTGSGSYEATSSSIAVATTSVNGNRVVIVGKVIGSAKVTVKDKITGKTAVINVTVSAKNNIKLAQTTTEIKAGITRNVVISTGSGNYVAVSGNAGVATANISGNVLIVKGVKSGSTNITISNGIDNPTVLSVKVVAPAPVVPPTSTKGDVGELAIVEGGTFQMGTPSRGEGDEILHTVTLSSFKISKHEITNAQYAKFLTAKGNQRENGAIWYQGKDIVKEGNGFKARAGRENYPVVFVTWHGAKAYAEWVGGSLPTEAQWEYAARGGNKSKGYTYSGSNNLDEVAWYLDNSGGRLHEVGTRKPNELGIYDMSGNVWEWTADLYGVYTTTPQTDPTGATTGNNRVRRGASAFCTPNTNRATNRSNRAPNGIRHNLGFRVVFK